GCTCTACGCCGCCCGAATCGACGGTATATGCAAAAATGCAATGAAGACGGATTACAGTCCTGAAAAATGCATTTATTTTCCGACGCAAAAATTGCCGAATACGCTTTCGAGTATGTCTTCCGGCGTCACTTCTCCGGTAACTTCGCCGAGAGAAGCGATCGCGTCTTCCAAATCCTGTACGACGGCATCGAGCGTATAGTCTTCGTCGGCGCTCTCAAGCGCATGGCGCACGCCTGAAAGCGCTTCTTCGACCGATTTTTTTTGTCTGGCCGAGCCGAGCCCCGCCTGCTTCCGATCCGTATCCGTCCCCGAAACAAGAGAGCGTTTTACTTCTTCGACGAGCTTTCCGATTCCGTCGCCTTTTTTTGCACTCACGGCCGCTTCCGCGCGGAGATCCGCGATCATTTTTTTCTGTTCATCGGAAAGCCGCCTCTCACCTTCGATATCGCTTTTGTTCCATACGAACACGACGGGTTCGGCACAGTCTCTCAAAAAAGCTTCGTCGTCGGAGGTAAAACCCGCCGTACTGTCGGCGAGATAGAGCACGGCGTCCGCATCTTTTGTGAGCGAACGCGCGGATTCGACGCCCTGCTTTTCGACGATATCCGCCGTCGCGCGTAAGCCCGCCGTATCGAAGAGGCGCACCGGTATGCCGCCGAAATCCGCCCAGCTTTCAAGCCAGTCGCGAGTCGTACCGGCGATGTCGGAAACGATCGCGCGTTCTTCTTTTAAAAGCGTATTGAATAAACTCGATTTGCCGGCATTCGTCCTTCCGCACAAAACGACGCGCGCTCCGTCCTGATAGAGCTTTTCGCTTTTCCACGAATCGACGAGAGACTGCAAAAAAAATATCGCCCGCTCGATGTCCGTACGGTCGAAAGAATCCGCTATCGTCTCTTCGTCTTCGGGATATTCGACGGCGACTTCGATAGACGCGAGCGTATCGACGAGCAGCTTTTTTATCGAATCGATTTCGTCGAAGAGGGAACCCGAAAGCCTTCCGGCAGCCCGGCCTCTCGATGCGTCGGTGCGGCTTTCGATGATTTCCCTCACCGCTTCCGCTTTTGTCAAATCGGTTTTTCCGTTGATGTAAGCGCGGAACGTAAACTCTCCGCGCTCGGCTTCGCGGAATCCGTTTGCAAGCAGCAATTTATTAATCGCGTTTACAACCGCAGGTCCGCCGTGGCACGATATTTCCGCCATATCTTCGCCGGTAAAACTTTTCGGAGCGCGAAAAACCGACACGAGCACTTCGTCGATTTTTTTATCTCCGTCCGAAATCCAGCCGTACACGATCGTGTTCCCTCCGGCATTCAACAATGCGTCGGAACGCGAAAACAGTTCGGCAACGAGTTCAATGCAGCCTTTTCCCGAAGTGCGCACGATGCCGAGCGCGCTCGGAGCAAGCGCCGTCGCTATAGCGGCTATAGGTT
This Treponema socranskii subsp. buccale DNA region includes the following protein-coding sequences:
- the mnmE gene encoding tRNA uridine-5-carboxymethylaminomethyl(34) synthesis GTPase MnmE, which produces MSGTYTPDEPIAAIATALAPSALGIVRTSGKGCIELVAELFSRSDALLNAGGNTIVYGWISDGDKKIDEVLVSVFRAPKSFTGEDMAEISCHGGPAVVNAINKLLLANGFREAERGEFTFRAYINGKTDLTKAEAVREIIESRTDASRGRAAGRLSGSLFDEIDSIKKLLVDTLASIEVAVEYPEDEETIADSFDRTDIERAIFFLQSLVDSWKSEKLYQDGARVVLCGRTNAGKSSLFNTLLKEERAIVSDIAGTTRDWLESWADFGGIPVRLFDTAGLRATADIVEKQGVESARSLTKDADAVLYLADSTAGFTSDDEAFLRDCAEPVVFVWNKSDIEGERRLSDEQKKMIADLRAEAAVSAKKGDGIGKLVEEVKRSLVSGTDTDRKQAGLGSARQKKSVEEALSGVRHALESADEDYTLDAVVQDLEDAIASLGEVTGEVTPEDILESVFGNFCVGK